A window of Salvelinus alpinus chromosome 31, SLU_Salpinus.1, whole genome shotgun sequence contains these coding sequences:
- the LOC139561449 gene encoding zinc finger protein OZF-like: protein MYKLQLLRLFLNDRLTAAAVEIFGAVEKTVVEYQEENDRLRSLLRITPEIPLCRIDSLQLSVSEEEVPPEQEWSPSLGQEDPEPTQMKGKQEEIRTNQEADQLPGLEADVIEFIFTPSCVKSECDLEDPLWSLTLPQTKTVENRESHSKPVDLKPFGTVTHIKDLHIPCLSPYNQSNASSHSSAISSDPVGLDISPPLDPNTSMGEHGSKPSTTSRKTPHCRDCGETFPLKADLQRHVTLTKKRLSECHFSNKQYNSTCKPEAHVQLCHMEKCCTCPICGMTFKHKGDLSRHMGIHTGEKPFICGVCGKSFYQKGHLTDHKRTHTGEKPFSCGDCGKSFNLKGNLRKHKLTHTGEKPFCCGDCGRSFSLNMNLTRHKLTHTGEKPFSCGDCGKSFTQKTNLLTHVKNIHKGGKQDEN from the exons ATGTATAAACTACAGTTGTTGCGTCTGTTTTTAAATGATCGTTTAACGGCGGCTGCTGTGGAGATTTTCGGGGCAGTTGAGAAAACGGTAGTGGAGTACCAGGAGGAGAATGATCGGCTACGGAGTCTGCTGCGGATCACACCAGAGATACCGCTATGTAGAATAG ACTCCCTgcagctctctgtctctgaagAGGAGGTTCCCCCTGAGCAGGAGTGGAGCCCCAGTCTGGGACAGGAGGACCCAGAGCCCACACAGATGAAAGGGAAACAAGAGGAAATTAGGACCAATCAGGAGGCAGACCAGCTTCCAGGGCTGGAGGCTGATGTCATAGAATTCATTTTCACTCCTTCCTGTGTGAAAAGTGAATGTGATCTGGAGGACCCACTTTGGTCCTTGACTCTTCCCCAAACCAAGActgtggagaacagagagagtcaCTCTAAACCAGTGGATCTGAAACCTTTTGGCACTGTGACCCATATTAAGGATCTTCACATTCCCTGTTTATCGCCATATAATCAAAGCAATGCCTCCAGCCACAGTTCAGCCATAAGCAGTGACCCAGTAGGACTTGACATCAGCCCACCATTAGATCCAAACACGTCAATGGGGGAACACGGTTCCAAACCCAGCACCACGTCTAGAAAAACTCCCCACTGCCGTGACTGTGGTGAAACGTTTCCTCTGAAAGCTGACCTGCAGAGGCACGTGACTCTTACCAAGAAGAGACTCAGCGAATGTCACTTCTCCAATAAACAGTACAACTCCACCTGTAAACCGGAAGCCCATGTCCAACTCTGTCACATGGAGAAATGCTGCACTTGCCCTATTTGTGGCATGACCTTCAAACACAAGGGAGATCTATCCAGGCACATGGgtattcacacaggagagaaaccatttatcTGTGGTGTCTGTGGAAAAAGCTTCTATCAGAAGGGACACCTTACAGATCATAAacggactcacacaggagagaaaccatttagctgcggtgactgtgggaaaagcttcaatcTGAAGGGGAACCTAAGGAAGCATaaactgactcacacaggagagaaaccattttgctgtggtgactgtgggagAAGCTTCAGTCTCAATATGAACTTAACCAGGCATaaactgactcacacaggagagaaaccatttagctgtggtgactgCGGGAAAAGCTTTACTCAAAAGACTAACCTGCTGACGCATGTGAAAAACATACACAAAGGAGGAAAGCAGGATGAAAATTAG